A genomic segment from Anabas testudineus chromosome 6, fAnaTes1.2, whole genome shotgun sequence encodes:
- the ndufa9a gene encoding NADH:ubiquinone oxidoreductase subunit A9a translates to MATVALVSRPASVLPKISSSCSSAIQYASSVSTVQQRKLHHALIPKGKGGRSSSSGIAATVFGATGFLGRYVVNRLGRIGSQIIIPHRCDQYDIMYLRPMGDLGQLIFMEWDARDKDSIKRALEHSNVVINLVGREWETRNYRFEDVYVTIPQQIARAAREAGITKFIHMSHLNADITSPSKYLRNKAVGETAVRDEFPDAVIMKPSEMFGREDKFFNHYANMRWFGNAIPLIALGKKTVKQPVHVGDVAKAIINAVRDPDANGKTYALVGPNRYLLHDLVEYIYAVAHRPFMPYPLPRPLYHLASRFFSMSPFEPWITPDKVDRFHTTDMKYPGLPGLEDLGITASTVEQKAIEILRRHRRFRYLEADLNEAKPAKTVSY, encoded by the exons ATGGCGACCGTGGCGCTGGTTAGCCGTCCTGCGAGTGTCCTTCCAAAGATATCAA GCAGCTGCTCATCTGCCATACAGTATGCTTCATCAGTCTCCACAGTCCAGCAGAGAAAGCTGCACCATGCCCTTATTCCCAAAGGAAAAGGAGGACGGTCTTCTTCCAGTGGAATAGCAGCCACAGTGTTTGGTGCCACCGGTTTCTTGGGTCGATATGTTGTTAATAGGCTGG GTCGGATTGGCTCCCAGATTATAATTCCTCACCGCTGTGATCAGTATGACATCATGTACTTAAGGCCCATGGGTGATCTTGGACAACTCATTTTCATG GAGTGGGATGCCAGGGACAAGGACTCCATCAAACGTGCTTTAGAGCACTCTAATGTGGTTATCAACCTAGTGGGCAGAGAGTGGGAGACGAG GAACTATCGATTTGAGGATGTTTATGTGACCATCCCTCAGCAAATTGCCAGGGCAGCCAGAGAGGCCGGCATCACAAAGTTCATCCACATGTCTCACCTCAATGCTGACATAACAAGCCCGTCCAAATATCTGAGAAACAAG GCtgtaggagagacagcagtaaGAGATGAGTTTCCTGATGCCGTCATCATGAAGCCGTCCGAGATGTTTGGCAGAGAGGACAAATTCTTCAATCACTACGCAA ACATGCGCTGGTTTGGCAATGCTATTCCACTTATTGCCCTGGGGAAGAAGACTGTGAAGCAGCCTGTTCAT GTGGGGGATGTAGCTAAGGCCATCATCAATGCTGTGAGAGATCCTGATGCTAATGGAAAGACCTATGCATTAGTTGG tcCCAACCGCTACCTCCTTCACGACCTGGTGGAGTACATCTATGCTGTGGCACACAGACCTTTTATGCCCTACCCACTTCCCCGCCCTCTCTACCA cctTGCTTCCCGGTTTTTCTCAATGAGCCCATTTGAGCCCTGGATAACCCCAGATAAAGTGGACAGG TTTCACACAACAGACATGAAGTATCCAGGACTTCCTGGTCTGGAGGATCTCGGTATCACTGCTTCCACTGTAGAACAGAAGGCAATTGAGATTCTGCGTCGCCACCGCCGATTCCGTTACCTGGAGGCTGACCTGAATGAGGCAAAACCAGCCAAGACTGTCAGCTATTAA
- the LOC113165316 gene encoding probable polypeptide N-acetylgalactosaminyltransferase 8, which produces MRALWFKRPVLLLGGIGLFFCMATLLNRGQVMTVWTGGEEDSPRVSRSLSDLRESLNNLNNIVRAFEKKQDAMQKMLEDDRQRKAEEIPKNPQPEQNKQRDVKIQDQKKAPEEKKPDKVFPNSPLFKTWGENLSEDDQKEAQELFQKYGYNVFLSDRLPLDRALPDTRDPRCVKKSYPKDLPSLGVVLIYLNEALSVLKRALRSIIDRTPKDVLKEIIMVDDNSSNENLKGDLDVYVKFLEQQNPRVRFIRVRHTEQQGLASARASGWRAATADVVAILDAHIEVHEKWAEPLLTQIKGDRTVVVSPVFDRVNFDDLTVTKYRPAAHAFDWALWCMYEGFSPEYYKLKDDSLPGKSPSVMGILVADRTFLGEIGVLDEGMKVYGGENVELGIRVWTCGGSIEVVPCSKIAHIERSHKPYMPDLSPAMKRNALRVAEIWMDEYKHNINLAWNLPFENHGIDIGDISERKKLRERLNCKPFKWYLENVYPKLDPWDNLLAYGGMKNVNATMCIDQGPVPGHTPIAYSCYYYGPQMTYYRKTGELYIGGIKSHKYNDNRCLTDSSDKESEPGLYNCKEALQKGMGIYWDFTQGKELKNRQTKRCLEIKNKRLLIQECSGQVWEIQHIIKAF; this is translated from the exons ATGAGAGCACTGTGGTTCAAGAGGCCTGTCCTCTTACTGGGGGGCATCGGGCTCTTCTTCTGCATGGCCACGTTGCTCAATAGAGGACAAGTGATGACAGTGTGGACCGGAGGAGAGGAGGACTCACCGCGCGTGAGCAGGAGTCTGTCTGACCTGCGGGAGAGTCTCAACAACCTGA ACAACATAGTGCGAGCTTTTGAGAAAAAGCAGGATGCCATGCAGAAAATGCTCGAagatgacagacagagaaaagctgaAGAGATCCCAAAAAATCCGCAGCCAGAACAGAACAAGCAACGTGATGTAAAGATCCAGGACCAAAAGAAGGCCCCGGAAGAGAAAAAGCCCGATAAAGTCTTCCCCAACTCGCCCCTGTTCAAGACGTGGGGGGAGAATCTATCTGAGGACGACCAAAAAGAGGCACAGGAGCTGTTTCAGAAGTATGGATACAACGTTTTTCTCAGCGATCGCCTCCCTCTAGATCGAGCTCTCCCAGATACCAGGGATCCAAG atgtgtgaaaaagagttaCCCAAAGGACCTGCCAAGTCTTGGAGTGGTGCTGATCTACCTGAACGAAGCCCTGTCTGTCTTAAAAAGAGCACTGCGCAGCATCATCGACCGCACCCCTAAAGACGTCCTGAAGGAGATAATAATGGTGGATGACAACAGTTCTAATG AAAACTTGAAGGGGGACCTTGACGTGTACGTGAAGTTCCTTGAGCAGCAGAACCCAAGAGTTCGTTTCATCAGGGTTAGACACACCGAGCAGCAAGGGCTCGCCTCCGCCAGAGCGTCTGGGTGGAGGGCTGCTACAGCTGACGTGGTGGCCATCCTGGACGCACACATAGAAGTCCATGAGAAGTG GGCCGAACCTCTGCTGACACAAATTAAAGGCGACCGGACAGTGGTGGTGTCCCCTGTGTTCGACAGAGTCAACTTTGATGACCTCACTGTTACCAAATACAGGCCAGCAGCACACGCCTTCGACTGGGCTTTGTGGTGCATGTACGAGGGTTTTTCACCTGAGTATTATAAGCTGAAAGATGACTCACTGCCTGGGAA gagtCCATCCGTCATGGGAATCCTAGTTGCCGATAGAACATTTCTAGGGGAGATTGGAGTCCTCGACGAAGGAATGAAAGTGTATGGTGGAGAAAATGTTGAGCTGGGAATTCGC GTGTGGACATGTGGTGGCAGCATTGAAGTAGTTCCATGCTCCAAGATCGCCCACATTGAGAGAAGCCACAAACCCTACATGCCAGATTTGAGTCCTGCCATGAAAAGGAATGCCCTGAGAGTAGCTGAGATCTGGATGGatgaatacaaacacaacatcaaTTTGGCTTGGAACTTACCATTTGAG AATCATGGAATTGACATTGGAGATATATCTGAGAGGAAGAAACTCAGAGAGAGGTTGAACTGTAAACCTTTTAAATGGTACCTGGAAAACGTGTATCCTAAGTTGGATCCCTGGGACAACCTACTTGCCTACGGTGGA ATGAAGAATGTTAACGCTACCATGTGCATAGACCAAGGCCCCGTGCCAGGTCACACACCTATCGCCTACAGCTGCTACTACTATGGGCCACAA ATGACCTATTATCGTAAGACTGGTGAGCTCTACATTGGCGGGATCAAGTCCCACAAGTACAATGACAACCGGTGTTTAACTGACAGCAGTGATAAAGAAAGTGAGCCTGGCCTTTACAACTGCAAAGAGGCTTTGCAGAAAGGAATGGGGATATACTGGGACTTCACTCAG GGCAAAGAActgaagaacagacagacaaaaagatgtctggagataaaaaataaaagacttctGATACAGGAATGCTCTGGCCAAGTATGGGAAATCCAACATATAATTAAagccttttaa